Genomic window (Streptomyces cadmiisoli):
CAGTGGAGCGGCCAGCGCGGTCAGGACGACGAACGCGCCGATCGTCAGCAGCACGATGGTCGCGCCGGGCGGCACGTCCTGGTAGTACGACGTGATCGTGCCGCCGAGGGCCACGCCGACGCCGATGGCGACGGCGATCGCGAAGGTGGCCGCGAAACTGCGGCTGAGCTGCTGCGCGGCGGCCACCGGGACCACCATCAGCGCCGAGACCAGCAGCAGACCGACCACGCGCATCGCCACGGTGACCGTGACCGCCGCGGTGACCGCGGTGAGCAGGTTCAGCGCCCGCACCGGCAGGCCCGTCACCCGGGCGAACTCCTCGTCCTGGCTGACCGCGAACAGCTGCCGGCGCAGACCGACGGTGACCAGGACGACGAACGCGGCCAGCACACAGATCGCCGTGACGTCGGAATCGCTCACCGTCGAGAGCGATCCGAAGAGGTACGAGGTGAGGTTCGCGTTGGAGCCCGTCGGCGCGAGGTTGATGAACATGACGCCGCCGGCCATGCCGCCGTAGAAGAGCATCGCGAGGGCGATGTCGCCGCGGGTCCTGCCGTACCAGCGGATCAGCTCCATGAGGACGGCGCCGACGACGGCGACCAGCGTCGCCATCCAGATCGGCGACCAGGACAGCAGGAAGCCCAGGCCGACGCCGGTCATCGCGACATGGCCGATGCCGTCGCCCATCAGGGCCTGGCGGCGCTGCACCAGGTAGATGCCGATGGCGGGGGCGGTGATGCCGACGAGGACGGCGGCGAGCAGGGCCCGCTGCATGAAGGCGTAGTTCAGGAGTTCCATCAGCTGAGCAGTCCCGTGCGGATCGGTTCGGCGCCCGCCGGTGCGTGCGGGTGGACGTGGTCGTGACCGGGCAGCGCGTGCTGGCCGACCGCCTCGGGGGGCGGTCCGTCGTGCAGGACGCAGCCGTCGCGCAGTACCACCGCGCGGTCGATCAAGGGCTCCAGCGGGCCCAGTTCGTGCAGGACGAGCAGCACCGTCGCGCCGGCCGCCACCTGCTCGCGCAGGGTGTGCGCCAGCACCTCCTGGCTCGCCAGGTCGACGCCCGCCATCGGCTCGTCCATGATCAGCAGTTCGGGTTCGGAGGCCAGGGCGCGGGCGATCAGTACCCGCTGGTGCTGGCCGCCGGACAGGGCACTCACGGAGTCCTTCGCCCGGTCCGCCATCCCGACCAGTTCCAGGGCGCGGCGCACCGCCGCGTGGTCCGCCCTGCGCAGCAGGCCGAAGCGGGCCCGGGACAGCCGGCCGGAGGAGACGACCTCGGTCACCGTGGCGGGCACACCGCTCGCCGCCGTGGTGCGCTGCGGGACGTAGCCCACCCGCGACCAGTCGGTGAACCGGCGCAGCGGGGTGCCGAAGACCTCGACATCTCCCGCGCTGACCTGCACCTGGCCGATGACGCTGCGCACGGCCGTCGACTTGCCGGAGCCGTTCGCGCCGAGCAGCGCGACGACCTCGCCGCGGCGCACGGTCAGGTCGATGCCGCGCAGCACGGGCCGCGAGCCCAGCTCGGCGCGGATGCCGCGCATCGATATGACGGGTTCTCCCGTGGCGCCCATGGCGTCCTCCGTAACGGTCACTTCGCACCCAGGGCGGTCTGCAGGGCCTTGAGGTTGGCTTGCATGACCTGGATGTAGTCGTCGCCGCGGGACTTGTCGGTGATGCCCTCGATCGGGTCGAGGACGTCCGTCCGCAGGTTCGCGTCCCGGGCGATGGTCTTCGCGGTCTTGTCGCTGACCAGTGTCTCGTAGAAGACGGTGGTCACTTTGTCGGCCTCGGCGATGCCGTCGAGCTCCTTGACCCGGGCGGCGCTGGGCTCGGACTGCGGGTCCAGACCGCTGATGGCCTCCTCGGTGAGGCCGTAGCGCTCGGCGAGGTAGCCGAAGGCGGAGTGCGTGGTGATGAAGACCTTCGAGTCGGTGTTGCGCAGCCCGTCGGTGAACTCGGTGTCGAGGGCGCCGAGCTTCTTCACCAGGGCCGCGGTGTTCTTCCGGTAGTCGGCGGCGTGGTCGGGGTCGGCCTTCTCGAAGGCCTTGCCGACCCCCTCGGCGATCTCCGCGTACTTCACCGGGTCCAGCCAGACGTGCGGGTCGAGGCCGCCCTCCTCGTGGCCGTGCCCGTCGTCCTCGGAGTGCTCCTCGGCGTGCTCGTCCGCGTGGCCGCCGGCCTCGGTGCCGTGCTCCCGCAGCGAGGTGAGGCCGGCCGCGTCGACCTTGGTGGCCACCTCGGACTGGGCGACGGCCTCGTCGACGGTGGGCTGGAGGTTCTTCAGGTAGACGATCGCGTCCGCCTCCTGGAGCTGCGCGGTCTGGCGGGCGCTGATCTCCAGGTCGTGCGGTTCCTGGCCGGGCTGGGTGAGGGTGGTGACGTTCACATGGCCCCCGCCGATCTGCTCGGCGAGGAACTGCATCGGGTAGAACGAGGTGACGACGTCGAACCTGTCCGTGTTGCCGATGTCGCCGGTGTTCGCGGCGTCGGCGGAACAGGCGGTCAGGGCAGCGAGACCGAGGGCGGTCACCGCTGCGGTGGGTATGAGGCGTCGTCGTACGTTCATGAGAGTCATTTTCAACTAAACTGGAAACCGTTGTCAACAACGGGCCGATTTGGTTCAGGGGGAGTCCCCGCCGGTAACCTGAAGCATTCGCTGGAAGCATCTCGCTTCGTCGCCCGTCGTCGTAATGAAGAGAGCACCGTGGCCGCCGACAAGATCGACACCAT
Coding sequences:
- a CDS encoding metal ABC transporter ATP-binding protein, which translates into the protein MGATGEPVISMRGIRAELGSRPVLRGIDLTVRRGEVVALLGANGSGKSTAVRSVIGQVQVSAGDVEVFGTPLRRFTDWSRVGYVPQRTTAASGVPATVTEVVSSGRLSRARFGLLRRADHAAVRRALELVGMADRAKDSVSALSGGQHQRVLIARALASEPELLIMDEPMAGVDLASQEVLAHTLREQVAAGATVLLVLHELGPLEPLIDRAVVLRDGCVLHDGPPPEAVGQHALPGHDHVHPHAPAGAEPIRTGLLS
- a CDS encoding metal ABC transporter permease — translated: MELLNYAFMQRALLAAVLVGITAPAIGIYLVQRRQALMGDGIGHVAMTGVGLGFLLSWSPIWMATLVAVVGAVLMELIRWYGRTRGDIALAMLFYGGMAGGVMFINLAPTGSNANLTSYLFGSLSTVSDSDVTAICVLAAFVVLVTVGLRRQLFAVSQDEEFARVTGLPVRALNLLTAVTAAVTVTVAMRVVGLLLVSALMVVPVAAAQQLSRSFAATFAIAVAIGVGVALGGTITSYYQDVPPGATIVLLTIGAFVVLTALAAPLARRRARAHAAAHPPGDPAECAIPATRGATDEVGV
- a CDS encoding zinc ABC transporter substrate-binding protein — translated: MNVRRRLIPTAAVTALGLAALTACSADAANTGDIGNTDRFDVVTSFYPMQFLAEQIGGGHVNVTTLTQPGQEPHDLEISARQTAQLQEADAIVYLKNLQPTVDEAVAQSEVATKVDAAGLTSLREHGTEAGGHADEHAEEHSEDDGHGHEEGGLDPHVWLDPVKYAEIAEGVGKAFEKADPDHAADYRKNTAALVKKLGALDTEFTDGLRNTDSKVFITTHSAFGYLAERYGLTEEAISGLDPQSEPSAARVKELDGIAEADKVTTVFYETLVSDKTAKTIARDANLRTDVLDPIEGITDKSRGDDYIQVMQANLKALQTALGAK